AAACTTAAAGCActtttctgggctgggcacggtggctcacgcctgtaatcccagcactttgggaggctgaggggggcagatcacctgaggtcaggaattcaagaccagcctggctaaaatggtgaaaccccgtctctactaaaaatacaaagattagctgggtgtcctggcgcacgcctgtaatcccagctacccaggaggctgaggcaggagaattgctagaatccaggaggcagaagcttcagtgagctgagatcgcgtcactgcactccagcctggacagcagaacaagactctgtctcaaaacaacaacaacaccccaaaaaacaaaacaaaaaaaaccccccacttttctgaaaaagaaatgtctaTGGATTAGGAAGGTCTGCCTCCCAGAGGAAGATGCAGGTAACCCAAATATTTGATGATTCCAGGACCGGCAGATATACAAGTTATGAAACTGTTTGTACCTTGAAGaataaggagaagaagaggaaaagacaaagaggagtaggagaaaaagaatagaaggaggaggaggaagaagggaaagaggacTAGAAGAAAACTACAATAATAACAACAGTGTTGAGAGCGCAAGATCACACCATTGGGTTTTGCTTTATATTGTGGAAAACACTGTTGCATCCATTTTACTAAAAGCCGTGTGTCATTATTATAGTCCCCAAATTGTCAGGGATCCAAATATTACTGCCTTCTTGGTTTCTACAAACAGAGCACAGGCTGGCTGGGCTCCCCTTGGGGCACCCTATTGTGTCCTGGTCCTACGCCAGGCTGACACTTTGCTTCATTCCTGGGAGGGACTAAGGTGTCTCCCTGGGGAATAAATACAGCAGGGCTGGGCGCTCACCTCCACAGCAGCTTCCCTGATCCCTGCCACGCACGACTGAGCACAGACAGCAGCCGCCTCGCCATGAAGCTGCTAATGATCCTCATGCTGGCGGCCCTCCCTCTGCACTGCTATGCAGGTGAGTTCTGGGCAGAGACGGCTGCTTCTGGGCTAGGAGTTGTCATTCTGGGCCCCTGTAGAAGAACTCGCAGCCCTTAATCCCCAGCACAGATGAACCCCCGTGTGAAGGGCCTGGGTGTGATAGGCCTTAGGATCCCCGTGAGTTCCTGACAGTCAAGCGGGCAGTGCCCTCGTGGGCTGTCCCCTGCATTGGGGCTGCACGTGGTATATCATGGCACTTGGGGTCTCACCATGATCACGGCGACCATAGAAACCAGGATGAGTCTCAGGATTGAATATTGAAATTAACGATTTCAGTGGGGCAAGAGAGAGATGGCATCTGCACTTAGAAACCACGAAATAATCGTGGGTCTCCTTGAATGTGGAACGAAATAGGAAACCTCCCAGGACAGAAGGCCCAGGCTGCAGAGTGTGACCCAGTTTCTCTCACCCTGTGTGGCTCACTCTGTGTTCTCAGAGTTGAGCTGGGTCCTTCTGGGATGCCCTTTCCCTCCCAGTTGCTTCAGGCTCAAGGCAGACCGGTGAGGAGAACTCACCTCCCCAGAGTCTCCTTCCAGCACTGAAGATCCAGTGGGAGGCAAAAGCCCCGACCGCTGGAATCAGCACTAGTAGTTCCATAGGTAGCCTGCCTTGTGCAATTCACAAAGGTGGATTCCAAACCCTACCGTATTGGTGTCCAAGGTAGGTGCAGACGCGTAGAAGGGTGACAAGCTCACAgtcaacaaactagaaaatcacAAAGTCCAGAGCACAAGCAGCTCACATGAAGCCAAGTCCTGAGCTCTTTCCTCTCCCTTACAGTGGGGGGTGACCTCAGATCCCTTCATGGACAAGTTCTATTTCccattcatatgtgtgtgtgtgtgtttgagacagggtcttgctgtgtcacccaggctgggactgggactggtgtgcaatggcacggtctcagctcactgcaacctcttcttccCAGGCGCAAGtaatgctcctgtctcagcctcccaagtagctgggactacaggtgggcaccactatgcctggctaatttttaatttttttgtagagatgaggtctccctatgttgtctaggctggtcttgaactcctgagctcaagcaatttgcctaccttggcctccctaagtgctgggattacaggcgtgagccaccttgcctggtcaCACATTCCCTTTTATTGCAGTAGAGTCAATAGAACTAATGGACAATGTCCTAGACCCATTAATCTGAAATCCTTGGAAACCCTCACTGATGCTGGGCATGATAACAGGGAAGCATTGCATGACTTTGAACCAAGAAAGCCCAACCGGTGTTTGCTATGTGACCCCAGTCAGAGCACCTCATTTCTCAAGGGTCCTCTTCACCAAGGATACACGGGGTTGGGCTTCTCTGGGTTTGGGAGGTTGGAGAGAATTTGCAGAGCCTGAGTTTATGCTCTCAGAATTGAGAACTCTACATCCTGCACCAAAATCTTTCTGAACCTCGGTCTGTCCCTGGAGGTACGAAGACAGCCGGCTTTCCCAACTCATCCGTAAAATGAGCTCACACCTCTGGTAATGGCccatgttcttgttttttttttttttttttttttttttttcagattctggCTGCAAACTCCTGGAGGATGTGGTTGAAAAGACCATCAATTCCGACATATCTATACCTGAGTACAAAGAGCTTCTTCAAGAATTCACAGACAGCGAGGCCGCCGCGGAGGCTATGGGGAAGTTCAAGCAGTGCTTCCTCAGCCAGTCACACAGAACTCTGGAAAACTTCGGACTGATGATGGTAATTTTGGCTTCTTCTTAGGTACCCTTTGAAAATCACCGATCAGAACCAGCGGGCTCTAAACTTTATATATCAATTCATTAAACTTTGTCTCCAGGCTGCTTTGCCACTTCACACTGAGAATCTTTAGGTAGTGAtaaatggaaaaggcaaaaggGAGAAAACCAAGACTTAGAGATCACCCATCTACCTCTGACCTCACCAGTCCATtctcacacagacacagacacacataagcacacaagtatagacacacagacacacagcgacaggcatctgcattttttttttttttttttgagacggagtttcgctctgtcacccaggctggagtgtagtggcacgaatctcagctcactgcaacctccacttcccgggttcaagtgaattgcctgcctccgcctcccaagtatttgggattacaggtgtgcgccaccatgcccggctaatttttgtatttttactagagacggagttttgccatgttgacaaagctggtctcaaactcctgacttcaagtgatctgcctcccttggcctcccaaaattctggaattacaggtgtgagccaccgtgcccagccagacaCGTGCACAtttttattaagagaaaaaatttgGTTCTCAAGGAGTCACACACTTGTAGGAGCAACCTACTAAGACATTTCCTAGtttcacaaaacaaatattaaaaacattcttattattttttatctagcTCAGAAAATACAACTTGTGCAAattctgcattttctaaaataaagaaaaagaatttttttgagatggagtttcactccgtcgcccaggctggagtatagtggcatgatcttcgttcactgcaaactctgcctcctgggatcaagcagttcttgtgcctcagactcttgagtagctgggactacaggcacgtaccatcaccatgcccagctaatttttgtatttttagtagagatggggtttcaccatgttggccaggctggtcttgaactcctggcctcaggtgatctgccagcctaggcctcccaaattgctgggattacaggtgtgagccatccctCCTGgcctaaaataaagaatttaaaatgcaaGTCCAAGCAACCAAGATTTGTTAGCATACATGACTGGAAATCATGCACCACTTAATTAAGTGCCTCATGAAGTGGGAAGTGCAGATCACGGGTGTGAAACAGCACGAGTGCTAGAATTGTTTACAACAAAGTCAATTAGAATTGTTTACAACAAAGTCAATGGTTATAACATTGAGTGTTTCTGTTTATAAAGATGTGTTGGCTacgagttttttgtttttttttttttgagacggagtttagctcttgttgctcaggctggagtgtaatggcacgatctcggctcactgcaacctccgcctcctgggttcaagtgattctccagcctcagcctttggagtagctgggattactggcacatgccaccacacccagctgattttaagtagagatggggtttcaccatgttggccaggctggtctcaaactcctgacctgaggtgatctgcccactcagcctcccaaagtgctgggattatgtgttttttttttttttttaagaatttatttaataccccaaaattttatttaaaacattccaTAATAGAAAATTTAGAGATATATCAAATGCTCAAggataaaagtaaatattaactgCAATTTGGGATGgttgaatcatttttttctttaaaaactcagATTAGCCAGGTTCGGTCcctcatacatgtaatcccagcactttgggaggccaaggtgggcggatcacttgagggtcaggagttcaaggccagcctggccaacatgttgaaaccctgtctctactaaaaatacaaaaattagccaggcatggttgcgcacacctgtaattccagctacttgggtggctgaggcaggagaattgcttaaacccgggaggcagaggttgcagtaggcaaagatagtgccactgcactccagcctgggcaataaagagagactccatctcaaaaacaaacaaacaaacaaacaaacccaaacaaaccaaaaaaacccctcagattaatcatttatattttaaaactccaatgtttcttgtttccatttttttgttttgtttttttgagacagagtcttgctcttttgcccaggctggagtgcagtggtacaatcacagttcactgcagcctccatctcctgggctcaagtgatcctcccacatcagcctcctgagtagctgcaactacaggtgcacactagcacatccagcatatatatatatatggtttctgggttttttttttgtagagattgggttttgccacattgcccagatTGGTttaaactcctggggtcaagcaatctgcccaccttggcttcccaaagtgctgggattacaggcatgagccatcgcacccagcccagCTCCAATATTTCATAGACCTCAAAGGTAATGGTGAAGCGTCTCAGCCTGTTACAACATTTCCACCTTTTATGCCTGTACAATAACTCAAAACCATCACATTCTTGTATCtgagctgagatttttttttttaaacaattctgtGTTGTAAAAGTGGTATCAGAAACAGTCCAAATGATCAGGTCTTCAACAAATAGTATGTGCAGCATATTTATTGGATAAGTTATTTCAAGGAATAgaatttttggagaaaaaaagtatTACATGGATCCCTGGTAGGGAAGAGGTCCTACAACCCTGGCCCCTGTTTGGCATTATGAAGTGTCTCCTAGAGGACAGAATAAATGGAGAGGGGATGCTGGCTTTTCTTCCACTGCGAATTTTCCTGGGAGTTAGCTGTTTGTGGACAAATGCAAGAAAACAAGAAGGCAAGTTATACTATTTGACTTAGTAAGTGAAATTTGCAAACCTAAgtgatctgtttttgttttccagcatACAATGTACGACAGTATTTGGTGTAATTAAGAGTAATTAACTTTACACAAGGCGTTTGGCTCAGAGGACTACAGACTATGGCCAGAACTCATCTGTGGATTGCTAGAAGccacttttctttcttgtgttgTCTTTTTAGATGTGGAAACTGCTGGACAATTGTTGAAACCTCAAATCCATTTCCGTTTCAATAAACTAACTGCAAATcactaaaattatttcttgttcgtctattaaaaaaaaaaaaaaaaaaaaaaagaggctttcCAGGCTGCACAGGCAGGCTGTAGGTTGCAGACAGAGACAAGCCTCGAAGGAGCTGGGGGACGGTCCGAGGTTTCTGGGAAACGCTTGAGTTCTCATCATCTCCAGCCCAAGAGTTGGACTTCTCTgcgaagaaaaaaaagcattagcTCTTGTTGCCTAATTTTTCTCTGAAGAGTGTTTCACACTCCACATCCCACTACCTCCCTCAGCCACTTTCTCGGGAAACCTCACACTCTTGGAGTCGTGCTCAGAAGCCCTGATTTTACCCCAGTCCCATCCTTGCTGAGCCCTGCTGGTTATGCCAGGCTCCTCTGGGTTGTCTCTGGGCCTCCCCCAGAGACAGTCAGGGAGGGGAGGAGTGCAAAGCAAGGGGGATCCtgtctgaattttaaattttgatttttatttgtcattcatGGATGTTGGCGttaattttgaacttttaaagtATTGCATGAAAATATTGCTTACCCCGATGACTGAGTTTTCTAGCACAGCAACACCTTAAATTATGCAATGTTGCCCGGTCCAGTCTCTGCCAGTGGGTTCATTCTCCCCTGCCCCACAGTGAGCTGCAAAGGCAATGAGGGTTGAGGGGAGTGAGTGTGCCATGCAGGGACCCAGCACAGCAGGGGACGTTTAAATGGAACCGGGTCTCAGCTCCATTCGTCCTGTCCTGTCCCCAGCACTCCTGTCACCAGGGGTAGGTTATTGCCTGTTCCTCTTTTTTCCGGGGCTATCCCCTCACCCAGGAAGACCCTGTCTATGTGTCTGGACAACTCAGCTTCACCAGGGCCGACTCTTCCATCAGGCAAGGCAAGGACAGGGATCAAGGCCCACAATATATATAGGGGTGTGtgaaaatgttataatttaaagaataatttcctGAAGCGATTGAATATTAATGAACATATATCAATGAATCTAGTGTGGATTCTATACTTCATCTTACCAACACAGTTGTATATTTAATATGTTCTCATGAAGAAATGGCCTATGAAGGCAATAAAATACCTGTGACCTACAAAAGTCATGATGAGCCGCTGCCCACACCTTTCCCAAATCACGGTCCACGGTCTTTGCCTTAAGATCCtgaaagggaggagaagggaaaagagactcagagctaaaaactggaaaatgagcATGTGGGtactcagaaaatgcaaatctgTTCAGTGAAGACCCTGGACCATTTGGTGAGGAGGCCAAACACATTCTAGAAAGGGAACAGGCTCTAAGGTTAGGGGCCACTCCAGGGTGCCCATGCCACATGGGAAACATCCCACAACCAAAAACAGGTTTGTTTCCCTAGGAGCCTGTGCCCAAGCCTGTCAGACCCACGCAGTTGAAAGGGGACCCTATACAGGGGAGGAGACAGACTGAAGAGCTTCTGAAATTTCTGATGAAATGAACATTCCTGAGAAGAGGTCTTAAGCAAGCACAAAGATGGTGAGAAACTCTGATTTGGGGCCTTGGGGCATAAGGTCCCCACACCCAGCATTTCCTGAAGACCTCTGGAAAGTCAGCACCGTGCCCTCCAGTGTCCTGGCTAGTGATGACACAGGACTTCAAGGTAATCCTGGGAAGCAGATGAGACCCCAATTTGCTTACAGTGACCACCCCTGGTGACTTCTGACAATGACTGGGAAAGCCCATCATGGTCAAGTCCCAAACAGGGAAAAACTAAACATTCAGAACATTACTCAGGACCGTGGCTGATGGAGGAAATTACTTCTGGACATTACTTGACAGGAACACATTTTCCCTGAGGAATTCCTCAACGAAATAGAAATTTTCTGCCTCAGGCAGGAAAGAACACTCTGGGCCAGTGACAGGACTAATTGATAAGGCCTGGAGGCTGAGGACTGGAGCGGTTCCTAGCTGGAGGGACACTGGTCCTCAGTGGCTCCTGCCCCAGCACTGACTGTGTGGGGAGCTCCATAGGAAGCCGGGACATCGACCTGGTAACCAGGCCATGGACCAATGGCAGCTTCAGGGGCTGGATGAGATGTCTACGGACCACTGCATGAGAATGTGAAGGAGGCCCTGGACTGCAAGCAGCTGGGGTCACACCACCAAGCTTCACAGGTTTAAAATAGTTGAGCTCTTGGCAGCtcatgctgaggcaggaaaataggttTTGGAGGTAGAGAACATAAGgccaattcacacttcagctatgacaggaaatatccgcCCCACAAAGTGGAGGCCAAGTCAATGACTTTGTCACTCtacttcatcctctccatttacatagggcatgGGTTATTAAATAGGGGTATTCCAAGTAACCAACGGAATCCTCTAGCAGGTATTTAAACTCCAAAAAATTCTGTAATGGAGCCTTTGAGATCCTATGCTCGGGcccactcccacactgtggaacgtactttcattttcaataaatcccttcattccttccttgatttgtgtgttttgtccaattccttgttcaagatgccaagaacctggacaccctccaccatgAACATATTTTGGCAAGCCAGCCGGGAGGAAGAGGTAAGGCCAGAGTTTGggatttattcttttcctttctccttttcctttctgctccacACAAGggactctctttctttctcttttcctgtccAACCAGGGATCCTTGGTGGGCGGCGCTTAAACATGAAAGCAACTGCTGGTTTCTGGCCACGGCCGGTGAAACTAAGGGGTTTCCACCTGGAGAAGTCGATAGACAAGCAAGGACATGGTTTTTTCATGGTTTCcccccctctttctttttctgatgctGGCTGTTTTCACGGTAGCTCATAGAAGCAGGGCTGTTAGCTACAGGGTCACTCCCTGTGAACCTGAAGGCACAAGACTGAATGGAATCATTGCCCTACCCTGAAaaggactccttttttttttgcttttttgagacagagtcttgctctgtgcaggCTGTAGATGCAgtgatggcgtgatcttggctcactgcaccctccacctcctgagttcaagtgattctcctgcctcagcctcctgagtagctgggact
The genomic region above belongs to Papio anubis isolate 15944 chromosome 12, Panubis1.0, whole genome shotgun sequence and contains:
- the LOC101018271 gene encoding mammaglobin-B is translated as MKLLMILMLAALPLHCYADSGCKLLEDVVEKTINSDISIPEYKELLQEFTDSEAAAEAMGKFKQCFLSQSHRTLENFGLMMVILASS